A window of the Capricornis sumatraensis isolate serow.1 chromosome 9, serow.2, whole genome shotgun sequence genome harbors these coding sequences:
- the LOC138085898 gene encoding olfactory receptor 10H1-like, protein MAAILRLNYTSVSEFILIGFSTFPQHLLPVFFLLFLPMYLFTLLGNLLVMAAVWSERSLHTPMHLFLCALSASEVLYTFAIIPRMLADLLSTDRSISFRACASQMFFSFTPGFTHSFLLTVMGYDRYVAICHPLRYNVLVSPRGCACLVAWSWAGGSVMELLVTSIVFHLPFCGPNVIHHFFCHVPPLVKLACGDNVSTVAMGVGLVCIAALLGCGLLILLSYAFIVATILRIPSAGGRHKAFSTCASHLTVVVVHYGFASVIYLKPKGPQSLEGDTLMGITYTVLTPFLSPIIFSFRNKELKIAMKKTFLSKLYPSSV, encoded by the coding sequence ATGGCTGCCATTCTGAGGCTAAACTACACCTCCGTGTCTGAATTCATCCTCATCGGCTTCTCCACCTTCCCTCAGCATCTCCTGCCCGTCTTCTTCCTGCTCTTCCTGCCGATGTACCTGTTCACGCTGCTGGGGAACCTGCTCGTCATGGCCGCCGTCTGGAGCGAGCGcagcctccacacccccatgcaCCTCTTCCTGTGCGCGCTCTCCGCCTCCGAGGTCCTCTACACCTTCGCCATCATCCCGCGCATGCTGGCCGACCTGCTCTCCACCGACCGCTCCATCTCCTTCAGGGCCTGCGCCAGCCAGATGTTCTTCTCTTTCACACCCGGCTTCACCCACTCCTTCCTGCTCACCGTCATGGGCTACgaccgctacgtggccatctgcCACCCCCTGCGCTACAACGTGCTCGTGAGCCCCCGGGGCTGCGCCTGCCTGGTGGCCTGGTCCTGGGCTGGAGGCTCAGTCATGGAGTTGCTGGTGACATCTATCGTTTTCCACCTCCCCTTCTGTGGCCCTAATGTGATCCACCATTTCTTCTGCCATGTGCCTCCGCTAGTGAAGTTGGCCTGTGGGGACAACGTCTCTACCGTGGCCATGGGCGTGGGCCTGGTGTGTATCGCCGCCCTGCTGGGCTGTGGTCTCCTCATCCTGCTCTCTTACGCCTTCATCGTGGCCACCATCTTGAGGATCCCTTCAGCCGGGGGCCGGCACAAAGCCTTCTCCACGTGTGCGTCCCACCTCACAGTGGTGGTCGTGCACTATGGCTTTGCCTCTGTCATCTACCTCAAGCCCAAGGGTCCCCAGTCTCTGGAAGGAGACACGCTGATGGGCATCACCTACACGGTCCTCACTCCCTTCCTGAGCCCCATCATCTTCAGTTTCAGGAACAAGGAGCTGAAGATCGCCATGAAAAAGACCTTCCTCAGCAAGCTGTACCCCTCCAGCGTCTGA
- the LOC138085874 gene encoding olfactory receptor 10H2-like, with the protein MFFLLFLPMYLFTLLGNLLVMAAVWSERSLHTPMHLLLCALSTSEVLYTFAVIPRVLADLLSTGRSISFRACASQRFSFTPGFTHSFLLTVMGYDRYVAICHPLRYNVLMSPRGCACLVVWSWAGGLVVGLVVTSSIFHLPFGGLNEVHHFFCHVPPLMKLACGNNVPGVALGVGLVCSMVLLGCFLLILLSYAFIVAAILRIPSAEGRHKAFSTCASHLTVVVVHYSFASVIYVKLTGLHSQQGNILIDITYTILTPFLSPIIFSLRNKELKNAMKKTFLSKLYLSSI; encoded by the coding sequence ATGTTCTTCCTGCTCTTCCTGCCGATGTACCTGTTCACGCTGCTGGGGAACCTGCTCGTCATGGCCGCCGTCTGGAGCGAGCGcagcctccacacccccatgcaCCTCCTCCTGTGCGCGCTCTCCACCTCCGAGGTCCTCTACACCTTCGCCGTCATCCCGCGCGTGCTGGCCGACCTGCTCTCCACCGGCCGCTCCATCTCCTTCAGGGCCTGCGCCAGCCAGAGGTTCTCCTTCACGCCCGGCTTCACCCACTCCTTCCTGCTCACCGTCATGGGCTACgaccgctacgtggccatctgcCACCCCCTGCGCTACAACGTGCTCATGAGCCCCCGGGGCTGCGCCTGCCTGGTGGTCTGGTCCTGGGCTGGAGGCTTAGTTGTTGGGCTAGTGGTGACATCTTCCATTTTCCACCTCCCCTTCGGTGGTCTCAATGAGGTCCACCATTTTTTCTGCCATGTGCCTCCTCTAATGAAGTTGGCCTGTGGGAATAATGTACCGGGAGTGGCCCTGGGGGTGGGCCTAGTCTGTAGCATGGTCTTGCTGGGTTGCTTTCTCCTCATCCTGCTCTCTTACGCCTTCATCGTGGCCGCCATCTTGAGGATCCCTTCAGCCGAGGGCCGGCACAAAGCCTTCTCCACGTGTGCGTCTCATCTGACTGTGGTCGTTGTGCACTATAGCTTTGCCTCTGTCATCTATGTCAAGCTCACAGGTCTCCACTCTCAGCAAGGCAACATCTTGATAGACATCACCTACACGATCCTCACACCTTTCCTGAGCCCCATCATATTCAGCCTCAGGAATAAGGAGCTGAAGAACGCTATGAAGAAGACCTTCCTCAGCAAACTCTATCTTTCTAGCATCTGA